A stretch of Camelina sativa cultivar DH55 chromosome 18, Cs, whole genome shotgun sequence DNA encodes these proteins:
- the LOC104761340 gene encoding ethylene-responsive transcription factor CRF3-like, producing the protein MEEFIDFRPLKYTEHKTSVTKYTKKSPAKLSSSASSSSSAVDHHHHHQSLRKVSICFTDPDATDSSSDEDEQDFLFPRRRVKRFVNEITVEPACNNTTTGGVSLKDKKRLSSSADESQSPAKRHLVAGQTKKYRGVRQRPWGKWAAEIRDPEQRRRIWLGTFETAEEAAVVYDNAAIRLRGPDALTNFSIPPQEKEEEEEEPEPVIDTKPEINITTTTTTTTSCSESTEDFQHLSSPTSVLNLQSEEIQQIQQPFKSAKPEPGISDAPWWHTGFGTCSGETDDSFPLDTPFLDNYFNESPPEMSIFDQTMGGMGQVFSENDDIFGDMFLDGQSINIGDELMTSSSIKDIGSMFSDFDDSLISDLLVA; encoded by the coding sequence atggaagagTTTATTGATTTCAGACCATTGAAGTACACAGAGCACAAAACATCAGTGACTAAATACACCAAAAAGTCACCGGCTAAactctcctcctccgcctcctcctcctcctcagccgttgatcatcatcatcatcatcagtcatTGAGAAAGGTTAGTATCTGTTTCACCGATCCTGACGCTACGGATTCATCAAGCGACGAAGACGAACAAGATTTCTTGTTTCCTCGCCGTAGAGTTAAAAGATTCGTTAACGAGATCACCGTCGAGCCTGCCTGTAACAACACCACCACCGGAGGGGTTTCTTTGAAGGATAAGAAACGACTCTCTTCCTCCGCAGATGAATCTCAGTCTCCGGCTAAACGTCATCTGGTCGCCGGCCAAACGAAGAAGTATCGTGGCGTTAGACAACGGCCGTGGGGAAAATGGGCGGCGGAGATTCGAGATCCAGAGCAACGTCGGAGGATTTGGCTTGGTACTTTTGAAACGGCCGAGGAAGCCGCCGTGGTTTACGATAACGCTGCTATTAGACTCCGTGGACCGGACGCTTTAACTAATTTCTCTATACCGcctcaagaaaaagaagaagaagaagaagaaccggaACCGGTTATTGATACTAAACCGGAAATCAATATTACTACGACGACGACAACAACTACATCGTGTTCTGAATCAACTGAAGACTTCCAACATCTCTCATCTCCTACTTCTGTTCTCAATCTCCAGTCCGAAGAGATTCAACAAATACAACAACCGTTCAAATCAGCTAAACCGGAACCGGGTATTTCAGATGCACCGTGGTGGCATACCGGGTTTGGTACCTGTTCAGGTGAAACAGACGATTCGTTTCCTTTGGATACTCCGTTCCTAGACAACTATTTCAACGAGTCACCGCCGGAGATGTCTATATTTGATCAAACGATGGGTGGCATGGGTCAAGTGTTTTCTGAAAATGATGATATCTTTGGTGATATGTTCTTGGATGGTCAAAGTATCAACATTGGAGATGAGTTGATGACAAGTTCTAGTATCAAAGATATTGGTTCTATGTTTAGTGATTTTGATGATTCGTTGATATCAGATCTATTAGTtgcttaa